One genomic window of Polaromonas sp. SP1 includes the following:
- a CDS encoding 2-hydroxymuconate tautomerase family protein yields the protein MPYVNIRITREGATPAQKLQLIEGATDLLVKVLNKNPATTFVIIDEVDTDNWGVAGENVTTVRKREAAKKPA from the coding sequence ATGCCTTATGTCAATATCCGCATCACCCGCGAAGGCGCCACGCCCGCGCAAAAGCTGCAGTTGATTGAAGGCGCCACCGACCTGCTGGTCAAGGTGCTGAACAAAAACCCGGCCACCACTTTTGTAATCATCGATGAGGTCGACACCGACAACTGGGGTGTCGCCGGTGAAAACGTGACCACCGTGCGCAAGCGGGAGGCGGCGAAAAAGCCGGCCTAG
- a CDS encoding SDR family NAD(P)-dependent oxidoreductase, whose protein sequence is MSNSNKTVVITGASSGIGFSLAEAYLKRGYNVVGNARTAARLQAAAAKLGNPANFIGVEGDIAQASTAKKLFAEAIARFGKVDILVNNAGIFTAKPLADYTEDDLETIVGTNLKGFFYPSQQAAKHMAGNKQGHIVTITASIAMQPTMKVPALLPVLIKGGLNNATRALALELASSNVKVSAVAPGIIATPMHSDDEGTKAFFKTLAPTASTGVTQDIVDAVLYLTDAQFTTGVVLAVDGGASAGTW, encoded by the coding sequence ATGAGCAACAGCAACAAAACCGTCGTCATCACCGGCGCATCCAGCGGCATCGGCTTCTCACTGGCAGAGGCTTACCTCAAACGCGGCTACAACGTGGTCGGCAATGCCCGCACCGCCGCGCGCCTGCAAGCCGCCGCCGCCAAGCTCGGCAACCCGGCCAACTTCATCGGCGTCGAAGGCGACATCGCCCAGGCCAGCACTGCCAAAAAATTGTTTGCCGAGGCGATTGCGCGCTTTGGCAAGGTCGACATCCTCGTCAACAACGCCGGCATCTTTACCGCCAAGCCGCTGGCCGACTACACCGAAGACGACCTGGAAACCATAGTCGGCACCAACCTGAAGGGCTTCTTCTACCCCTCGCAGCAAGCCGCCAAACACATGGCCGGCAACAAGCAAGGCCATATCGTGACGATCACCGCCAGCATCGCGATGCAGCCCACGATGAAAGTGCCTGCGCTGCTGCCGGTGCTGATCAAAGGCGGCCTGAACAACGCCACCCGTGCACTCGCGCTGGAGCTGGCCTCGTCGAACGTGAAGGTCTCGGCCGTGGCGCCCGGCATCATCGCGACGCCCATGCACAGCGATGACGAAGGCACCAAAGCCTTCTTCAAGACGCTCGCGCCGACCGCCAGCACCGGCGTGACGCAAGACATCGTGGATGCCGTGCTCTACCTGACGGATGCGCAGTTCACCACCGGTGTTGTGCTGGCGGTAGACGGCGGTGCATCGGCCGGTACCTGGTAA
- a CDS encoding LysR family transcriptional regulator, whose amino-acid sequence MKRNFDDLLLGSIELFCLAAELSSFTAAAAAASVTPAAVSRSVSRLEERLGVRLFVRTTRQIRLTDAGRVYFEQCRQALSQLVDAERLVTGEQAAPAGLLRISMPTPYAHYRVLPLLPKFRKLYPQVQLDVHLSNRNIDFADEGYDLAIRGRAPDDSSLIARKLEDAELVLAATPSYLKRAGKPKTLEDLQKHECIQFELPSTGRRIPWTFRVDGKDVDVATPGSYCCSEDVLGVATLARSGAGLVQTYRYILEKDLKSGELVEVMPQFGGSSRPFILLYPHARHLSLRVRTFVEFLVENLAKARR is encoded by the coding sequence ATGAAACGCAACTTCGACGACCTGCTGCTCGGCAGCATTGAGTTGTTTTGCCTGGCGGCCGAACTCAGCAGCTTTACCGCCGCTGCGGCGGCGGCCAGCGTCACCCCGGCGGCCGTGAGCCGCTCCGTCTCGCGGCTGGAAGAAAGGCTGGGCGTGCGCCTTTTTGTGCGCACCACGCGGCAGATCAGGCTGACCGACGCAGGCCGTGTGTACTTCGAGCAGTGCCGACAGGCCTTGTCGCAGCTGGTGGACGCCGAGCGCCTGGTGACGGGCGAGCAGGCCGCGCCGGCCGGGCTGTTGCGCATCAGCATGCCGACGCCTTATGCGCATTACCGCGTGTTGCCTTTGCTGCCGAAATTTCGCAAGCTGTATCCGCAGGTGCAGCTCGACGTGCACCTGAGCAACCGCAACATCGATTTTGCGGACGAGGGCTACGACCTGGCGATACGCGGGCGTGCGCCGGACGACTCCAGCCTGATTGCGCGCAAGCTGGAAGACGCAGAGCTGGTGCTGGCCGCTACGCCTTCATACCTCAAGCGCGCCGGCAAACCGAAGACGCTGGAAGACCTGCAAAAGCACGAATGCATCCAGTTTGAATTGCCCAGCACGGGGCGCAGGATCCCCTGGACGTTTCGGGTCGACGGCAAGGACGTGGATGTGGCAACCCCGGGCAGTTATTGCTGCTCGGAGGATGTGCTGGGTGTTGCGACGCTGGCGCGCAGCGGCGCGGGCCTGGTGCAGACCTACCGCTACATCCTGGAGAAAGATTTGAAGAGCGGCGAGCTGGTGGAGGTAATGCCGCAGTTCGGCGGCAGCTCGCGGCCCTTCATTCTGCTGTACCCGCACGCACGGCATCTGTCATTGCGCGTGCGGACTTTTGTGGAGTTCCTGGTCGAAAACCTGGCGAAGGCCAGGCGTTGA
- a CDS encoding tripartite tricarboxylate transporter substrate binding protein: MMQRRDFLGSGLALAAGGALAQANPKIARIVVPFAPGGVQDLLARAMSTELGVALGQTVIIENRPGAGGTVGTGYVAKSAPDSGAMVLGAASHNIAGTLYTKLAYDPQKDFAPMAHIGTADYVLMIHPDVPAKTAAEYIRYAKANPGKLNYATAGVGSATHLSMAYFNGLAGIDVVHVPLKATGEAINEVISGRAQAVIAASIGALAFAKDSRIRLIGVTSPKRSKYLPDVPTIAESGLPGYQFDSWFGLLGPAATPAAEINRVNAAMAKVLKDPVVLERLDKQGIEPLAMNNADFAKLLAVDYKRMAEVVKASGAKVE; the protein is encoded by the coding sequence ATGATGCAACGCAGAGATTTCCTGGGCAGCGGCCTGGCACTTGCCGCAGGCGGCGCCCTGGCGCAGGCCAATCCCAAGATCGCACGCATCGTGGTGCCTTTCGCGCCGGGCGGCGTGCAGGATTTGCTGGCACGCGCCATGTCTACCGAACTCGGCGTGGCGCTGGGCCAGACCGTCATCATTGAAAACCGGCCCGGCGCCGGCGGCACCGTGGGCACAGGCTATGTCGCCAAATCGGCGCCCGACAGCGGCGCCATGGTGCTGGGCGCGGCCAGCCACAACATTGCCGGCACGCTCTACACCAAGCTGGCCTACGACCCGCAAAAAGACTTCGCGCCCATGGCGCACATCGGCACCGCCGACTATGTGCTGATGATCCACCCCGACGTGCCGGCCAAAACCGCCGCCGAGTACATCCGCTACGCCAAGGCCAACCCCGGCAAGCTGAACTACGCCACGGCGGGTGTCGGCAGCGCCACACACCTGTCCATGGCCTACTTCAACGGGCTGGCCGGCATCGACGTGGTGCATGTGCCGCTCAAGGCCACGGGCGAGGCCATCAATGAAGTGATCTCGGGCCGCGCGCAGGCCGTGATCGCGGCCAGCATTGGCGCGCTGGCCTTTGCCAAAGACAGCCGCATCCGCCTGATCGGCGTGACCTCGCCCAAGCGCTCCAAATACCTGCCCGACGTGCCGACCATTGCCGAAAGCGGCCTGCCCGGCTACCAGTTCGATTCTTGGTTCGGCCTGCTGGGCCCCGCCGCCACGCCGGCGGCCGAGATCAACCGTGTCAACGCGGCCATGGCCAAGGTGTTGAAGGATCCGGTGGTGCTGGAGCGCCTGGACAAACAAGGCATCGAACCGCTGGCCATGAACAACGCCGACTTCGCCAAGCTGCTGGCGGTTGACTACAAGCGCATGGCTGAAGTGGTGAAGGCTTCCGGCGCCAAGGTCGAATAG
- the argE gene encoding acetylornithine deacetylase, with translation MNAPLPTATRSAVQAADLAALPLIEKWVSFASVSRDSNLPLLDWTQARLEALGIECRRTYDDSGKKANLWATLPAENGETKVGGLVLSGHTDVVPVDGQPWNTDPFKAEVIGDKLYGRGVTDMKSYGATALMMVPELLKRKLKRPVHLAFSYDEEVGCIGVRRLIADMVDQGYKPAGCIVGEPTGMQVVIAHKGKHAYKTSVRGFEAHSSLTPLGVNAVEIACEFVANLKSMHKRLVKEGPFDPIYDVPHTTIHTGVIAGGTALNIIPRDCDVTWEIRHHHMNSPVELFNEAKAFADSLIPAMQAVAADTGITHKLNSVLPGFATDADSEIAQLCFKCADVDASSGAGKVSFGTEAALFHQVGVPTIVCGPGHIAQAHQPNEWVTLDQLAWCERFMRRLADEICVN, from the coding sequence ATGAACGCCCCCCTCCCCACCGCCACCCGCAGCGCCGTACAGGCCGCCGACCTGGCCGCCCTGCCGCTGATTGAAAAATGGGTCTCTTTTGCTTCTGTCTCGCGCGACAGCAACCTGCCCCTTCTCGACTGGACGCAGGCCCGGCTGGAAGCACTGGGCATTGAATGCCGGCGCACCTACGACGACAGCGGCAAGAAAGCCAACCTGTGGGCCACGCTGCCCGCCGAAAACGGCGAAACCAAAGTGGGCGGCCTGGTGCTGTCGGGGCACACCGATGTGGTGCCGGTCGACGGCCAGCCCTGGAACACCGACCCCTTCAAGGCCGAGGTCATAGGCGACAAGCTGTACGGCCGCGGCGTGACCGACATGAAGAGCTACGGCGCCACCGCGCTGATGATGGTGCCCGAGCTGCTCAAGCGAAAACTCAAGCGCCCGGTGCACCTGGCCTTCAGCTACGACGAGGAAGTCGGCTGCATCGGCGTGCGCCGCCTGATCGCCGACATGGTGGACCAGGGTTACAAACCCGCCGGCTGCATCGTGGGCGAGCCTACCGGCATGCAGGTGGTGATTGCGCACAAGGGCAAGCATGCCTACAAGACTTCGGTGCGCGGCTTTGAGGCGCATTCGTCGCTGACGCCGCTGGGTGTCAACGCGGTCGAGATCGCCTGCGAGTTTGTCGCCAACCTCAAATCCATGCACAAGCGCCTGGTGAAGGAAGGCCCGTTCGACCCGATCTATGACGTGCCGCACACCACCATTCACACCGGCGTGATTGCCGGCGGCACCGCGCTCAACATCATCCCGCGCGACTGCGATGTGACCTGGGAGATCCGCCACCATCACATGAATTCGCCGGTAGAGCTGTTCAATGAAGCGAAAGCGTTTGCCGACAGCCTTATCCCGGCCATGCAGGCGGTCGCTGCCGATACCGGCATCACGCACAAGCTCAACTCGGTGCTGCCCGGCTTTGCCACCGACGCGGACAGCGAGATCGCGCAGCTGTGCTTCAAGTGTGCGGATGTCGATGCCAGCTCGGGCGCGGGCAAGGTTTCGTTTGGCACGGAAGCTGCATTGTTCCACCAGGTCGGTGTGCCGACCATCGTGTGCGGCCCCGGCCACATCGCGCAGGCACACCAGCCCAATGAATGGGTCACGCTCGATCAACTCGCCTGGTGCGAACGCTTTATGCGCCGCCTGGCCGATGAGATCTGCGTGAACTGA
- a CDS encoding DUF1993 family protein produces the protein MTSSIYTTSIPVFKQMLGGLKGVLAKAEAHVSAKNIDPNALLQARLFPDMFPLLRQVQVATDFAKSVSARLAGVEVPKIEDKETTFAELQARIDTILAFIEGLDAGKFDDAAVREIVTQAGTPKEKRFTGQSYLLNYGLPHFFFHTTTAYAILRHNGVEVGKKDYIGTY, from the coding sequence ATGACCAGCAGCATCTACACCACCTCCATCCCCGTTTTCAAGCAGATGCTGGGCGGCCTGAAGGGCGTACTGGCCAAGGCGGAGGCCCACGTTTCCGCCAAAAACATCGACCCGAACGCGCTGTTGCAGGCGCGCCTTTTCCCCGACATGTTCCCCCTGCTGCGCCAGGTGCAGGTGGCCACCGATTTCGCCAAGAGCGTGTCGGCCCGTCTGGCCGGTGTGGAAGTGCCCAAGATCGAAGACAAGGAAACGACGTTTGCCGAACTGCAGGCGCGCATCGACACCATCCTGGCTTTTATCGAAGGGCTGGACGCGGGGAAGTTTGATGACGCAGCCGTGCGCGAGATCGTGACGCAAGCCGGCACGCCCAAGGAAAAGCGTTTTACCGGCCAGTCGTACTTGCTCAACTACGGCCTGCCGCACTTTTTCTTCCACACCACGACGGCGTACGCCATCCTGCGCCACAACGGCGTGGAAGTGGGCAAGAAGGACTACATCGGCACGTATTGA
- the hmpA gene encoding NO-inducible flavohemoprotein translates to MLTDSQRAIIKSTVPLLESGGEALTTHFYKILLDEHPEVRPFFNQANQVSGDQPRALANGVLMYARHIDKLEALGGLVSQIINKHASLQIEPKYYPVVGACLLRAIREVLGAGIATDEVIAAWGVAYGQLADILIGAEEKIHAASAAAPGGWRGARRFRVVRKAPESAEITSFYLQPEDGGAIVAFRPGQYLGLRLVVDGEEIRRNYSLSAAPNGRDYRISVKRETGGIASGFLHERVLEGDVVDVFPPAGEFVLADSDKPLVLISGGVGITPTLAMLDAALQGARPVHFIHFARNRKVHAFREAVDARQAQHAQLKRFYVYDEHTGDHTDDSDAPHATGRLSSEQLAQYLPASRDVDAYFLGPKPFMRQLRRQLLELGIPPAQTRYEFFGPASALE, encoded by the coding sequence ATGCTCACCGACTCGCAACGCGCCATCATCAAGTCCACCGTTCCGCTGCTCGAAAGCGGCGGGGAAGCGCTGACCACGCACTTCTACAAAATCCTGCTGGACGAGCATCCGGAAGTGCGCCCCTTCTTCAACCAGGCCAACCAGGTCAGCGGCGACCAGCCGCGTGCGCTGGCCAACGGGGTGCTGATGTACGCGCGGCACATCGACAAGCTGGAGGCGCTGGGCGGGCTGGTCTCGCAAATCATCAACAAACATGCCTCGCTGCAGATCGAGCCGAAGTACTACCCGGTGGTGGGCGCCTGCTTGTTGCGGGCGATCCGCGAAGTACTGGGCGCCGGCATCGCGACCGACGAGGTGATCGCGGCCTGGGGCGTGGCCTACGGGCAGCTGGCCGACATCCTGATCGGCGCCGAAGAAAAAATCCACGCCGCCAGCGCAGCCGCGCCCGGCGGCTGGCGCGGTGCGCGGCGCTTTCGGGTGGTGCGCAAGGCGCCTGAAAGCGCCGAGATCACCTCTTTTTACCTGCAGCCGGAGGACGGCGGTGCGATCGTGGCCTTCCGGCCCGGCCAGTACCTGGGCTTGCGCCTGGTGGTGGACGGCGAGGAAATCCGCCGCAACTACTCGCTCTCGGCCGCGCCCAACGGCCGCGACTACCGCATCAGCGTCAAACGCGAAACGGGCGGCATCGCTTCCGGCTTTTTGCACGAGCGGGTGCTCGAAGGTGACGTTGTGGACGTGTTCCCACCCGCCGGCGAATTTGTGCTGGCCGACAGCGACAAACCGCTGGTGCTGATCAGCGGCGGCGTCGGCATCACGCCGACGCTGGCCATGCTGGACGCTGCACTGCAAGGCGCCAGGCCGGTCCATTTCATCCACTTCGCACGCAATCGCAAGGTGCATGCGTTTCGCGAGGCGGTCGATGCGCGCCAGGCCCAACACGCGCAGCTCAAACGCTTTTATGTGTACGACGAACACACCGGCGATCACACCGACGACAGCGACGCGCCGCACGCCACAGGCCGGCTCAGCAGCGAACAGCTGGCGCAGTACCTGCCGGCCTCGCGCGATGTCGATGCCTACTTCCTCGGTCCCAAGCCCTTTATGCGGCAGCTTCGCAGGCAACTGCTGGAGCTGGGCATCCCGCCGGCGCAAACGCGCTACGAGTTTTTTGGTCCTGCTTCAGCGCTGGAATAG
- the norR gene encoding nitric oxide reductase transcriptional regulator NorR — translation MIENRMMQALVALIDDLSREVPDSERYRRLLDTMRALLPCDAAALLRLEGDWLVPLAVNGLSSDALGRRFKVSEHPRFRLLLAADGPTRFPVDSELPDPYDGLVEGLQGHLEVHDCMGCPVQLGESHEKPWGVLTIDALDRERFSKVDLGDLQAFASLAAATVSVAERIDRLASRVEDERQRADTWRALAGEHGPAALMGQSGAHQRLLEEIAIVGNSELTVLVTGETGTGKELVAQALHAASPRAARPLISLNCAALPETLVESELFGHVRGAFSGAVADRRGKFELADGGTLFLDEVGELSLAVQAKLLRVLQNGQLQRLGSDREHKVDVRVIAATNRDLAEEVRAGRYRADFYHRLSVYPLVVPPLRERGHDVLLLAGYFLEQNRSRLGLGSLRLDAGAQAALLAHGWPGNVRELEHLIGRSALKALSGLARRPRIVTLTAVHLDLPGKAAAGRVLQAGAAAAAEVALPMDLRASTDAHQRQRIEASLARHQNNWASAARELGLHRANLVRLARRLGLREP, via the coding sequence ATGATCGAAAACCGCATGATGCAGGCGCTGGTGGCGCTGATTGACGACCTCTCCCGGGAAGTGCCCGACAGCGAGCGTTACCGGCGCCTGCTGGACACCATGCGCGCCTTGCTGCCCTGCGATGCGGCGGCGCTGCTGCGGCTGGAGGGCGACTGGCTGGTGCCGCTGGCCGTCAACGGCCTGAGCAGCGATGCGCTGGGCCGGCGTTTCAAGGTGTCCGAGCACCCGCGCTTTCGCCTGCTGCTGGCCGCCGACGGGCCGACCCGCTTTCCTGTCGATAGCGAGCTGCCCGACCCGTACGACGGCCTGGTCGAGGGCTTGCAGGGGCATCTGGAAGTGCACGATTGCATGGGCTGCCCGGTGCAACTGGGCGAAAGCCACGAAAAGCCTTGGGGCGTGTTGACGATTGACGCGCTGGACCGCGAGCGCTTTTCCAAGGTAGACCTCGGCGACCTGCAGGCCTTTGCCAGCCTGGCGGCCGCGACGGTCAGCGTGGCCGAACGCATTGACCGCCTGGCCTCGCGGGTGGAAGACGAACGCCAGCGCGCCGACACCTGGCGCGCGCTGGCCGGTGAGCACGGGCCGGCCGCGCTCATGGGGCAAAGCGGCGCGCACCAGCGCCTGCTCGAAGAAATCGCCATCGTCGGCAACAGCGAACTCACGGTGCTGGTGACCGGCGAGACCGGCACCGGCAAAGAGCTGGTGGCGCAGGCGCTGCATGCCGCCTCGCCGCGCGCTGCGCGCCCGCTCATCAGCCTGAACTGCGCGGCCCTGCCCGAGACGCTGGTCGAAAGCGAACTCTTCGGCCATGTGCGCGGCGCGTTCTCCGGCGCCGTGGCAGACCGGCGCGGCAAGTTCGAGCTGGCCGACGGCGGCACCTTGTTCCTGGATGAAGTCGGCGAGCTTTCGCTCGCGGTGCAGGCCAAGCTGCTGCGCGTGCTGCAAAACGGCCAGCTGCAGCGCCTGGGCTCCGACCGTGAGCACAAGGTGGATGTGCGTGTGATTGCCGCCACCAACCGCGACCTGGCCGAAGAGGTACGCGCCGGGCGCTACCGGGCGGATTTTTACCACCGCCTCAGCGTCTACCCGCTGGTGGTGCCGCCGCTGCGCGAACGCGGGCACGACGTGCTCTTGCTGGCCGGCTATTTCCTGGAGCAGAACCGCTCGCGCCTCGGCCTGGGCAGCCTGCGGCTGGATGCCGGCGCGCAGGCCGCGCTGCTGGCGCACGGCTGGCCCGGCAATGTGCGTGAGCTGGAGCACCTGATAGGCCGCAGCGCGCTCAAGGCGCTGTCGGGCCTGGCCAGGCGCCCGCGCATCGTCACGTTGACGGCCGTGCACCTGGATTTGCCGGGCAAGGCCGCGGCCGGCAGGGTGCTGCAGGCCGGCGCCGCCGCTGCGGCAGAAGTTGCGTTGCCGATGGACCTGCGCGCCTCCACCGACGCGCACCAGCGCCAACGCATTGAGGCCAGCCTTGCGCGCCACCAGAACAACTGGGCCTCAGCCGCGCGCGAGCTGGGCCTGCACCGGGCCAACCTGGTGCGCCTGGCCCGGCGGCTGGGGCTGCGGGAGCCGTGA
- a CDS encoding bifunctional 2-polyprenyl-6-hydroxyphenol methylase/3-demethylubiquinol 3-O-methyltransferase UbiG, translating into MHLPASSLELELHRLPLEPASLLRRGGVQAQSQAQPLQGLAHPHASALKTRTQCPACLSASLSVVYEEPYTGKGMQAYLARHYEGHAGAAADGGVYALARCNKCSLVFQRQVPEGALLEEIYNSWVPGTELEREHRNYSLDEYRYLAEQVQFIIQHFGLAPGELDALDFGFGWAHWSKMAMGFGCNVWGVELSEERARHGRSAGLRVVGLGDLPARRFRFINTEQVFEHLTEPRLVLEKLRDALSGDGIIKISVPNAVGALKKINEGKNFGALSVNDQMPIAPLEHINAFSHASLVAFGKEFGLKPLRPSLYRLFNSASGLMQPKNLARVIARPFYRHVFPRTTFVYFVRG; encoded by the coding sequence ATGCACCTTCCCGCCAGTTCCCTGGAACTTGAACTCCATCGCCTGCCGCTTGAGCCGGCCTCGCTGCTGCGCAGGGGCGGCGTGCAGGCGCAGTCCCAGGCGCAGCCGCTCCAGGGCCTGGCGCACCCGCACGCGTCGGCGCTGAAAACCCGCACGCAATGCCCGGCCTGCCTGTCGGCCTCTTTGTCGGTGGTGTATGAGGAACCCTACACCGGCAAGGGCATGCAGGCCTACCTGGCCAGGCACTACGAAGGCCATGCCGGCGCGGCGGCCGATGGCGGTGTGTACGCACTCGCCCGATGCAACAAATGCAGCCTGGTGTTTCAGCGGCAGGTGCCTGAGGGCGCCCTGCTGGAAGAAATCTACAACAGCTGGGTGCCGGGGACCGAGCTGGAGCGCGAGCACCGCAACTACAGCCTGGACGAATACCGCTACCTGGCCGAGCAGGTGCAGTTCATCATCCAGCACTTCGGGCTTGCGCCGGGCGAGCTCGATGCGCTGGACTTCGGCTTCGGCTGGGCGCACTGGTCCAAGATGGCCATGGGCTTCGGCTGCAATGTGTGGGGCGTGGAACTGTCTGAAGAACGCGCCCGCCACGGCCGCTCGGCCGGCCTGCGCGTCGTCGGCCTGGGCGACCTGCCGGCCCGGCGCTTTCGTTTCATCAACACCGAGCAGGTCTTTGAGCACCTGACGGAGCCGCGGCTGGTGCTGGAAAAACTGCGCGACGCGCTGTCGGGCGACGGCATCATCAAGATCAGCGTTCCCAACGCAGTGGGCGCGCTGAAAAAAATCAACGAGGGGAAAAATTTCGGCGCGCTTTCAGTGAACGACCAGATGCCAATCGCCCCGCTGGAACACATCAACGCCTTCAGCCATGCGTCGCTGGTGGCCTTCGGCAAGGAGTTCGGCCTGAAGCCTTTGCGCCCCTCGCTGTACCGCCTGTTCAACAGCGCGTCAGGCCTGATGCAGCCCAAAAACCTTGCGCGGGTGATTGCGCGGCCTTTTTACCGGCACGTCTTCCCGCGCACGACGTTTGTGTATTTTGTGCGCGGCTAG
- a CDS encoding DUF4864 domain-containing protein: MTASPARHLTRLLIALWLLCMAMAASAAPLTAADEKNVRAVVQSQLDALAKDDAAKAFSFAAPNVRKAVGTADAFIAMVRRDYPVVYRPASVAFLKPEGKDGQVIQRVQMSDAQGTSWLAVYSLQQQGNKAWRITGCMVVENKGRMA; this comes from the coding sequence ATGACCGCCTCCCCCGCCCGCCACCTCACACGCCTCTTGATTGCGCTGTGGCTGCTCTGCATGGCGATGGCGGCCAGCGCAGCGCCCCTGACGGCTGCCGACGAAAAAAACGTGCGCGCCGTGGTGCAGTCCCAGCTGGACGCGTTGGCCAAAGATGACGCGGCCAAGGCCTTTTCTTTTGCCGCACCCAATGTGCGCAAGGCCGTGGGAACGGCCGATGCCTTTATCGCGATGGTGCGCCGCGACTACCCGGTGGTGTACCGGCCCGCCTCCGTCGCCTTCCTGAAACCGGAGGGCAAGGACGGCCAGGTGATCCAGCGCGTGCAGATGTCCGACGCGCAGGGTACGTCGTGGCTGGCGGTCTACAGCCTGCAACAGCAAGGCAACAAGGCCTGGCGCATCACCGGCTGCATGGTGGTCGAAAACAAGGGCCGCATGGCGTGA
- a CDS encoding PhzF family phenazine biosynthesis protein has product MTPSPLHGLSYYQVDVFTHEALAGNGLTVFLPDSPLPARVMQRLTIEMRQFESIFLTPDGPGARFEARIFTMEEELDFAGHPLLGAAGLLHHLQAPQQTDAEWTLMLGTRAVQLTTTRHEGKPGTYEASMNQGVASFQPALSRADSRPFLAALNLEESQLDVRFPLQVVSTGLPYLLVPAAGGLEHARIVHPDFEALLATVGAKFAYVLDVAAREGRTWDNAGLVEDIATGSAAGPVGAYLRQHRAAAMAETITLKQGRFVGRPSKITVAANAAGEMRVSGGVVVLARGEFL; this is encoded by the coding sequence ATGACCCCCTCTCCCCTGCACGGCCTCAGCTACTACCAGGTCGACGTCTTCACCCATGAAGCGCTGGCCGGCAACGGCCTGACGGTGTTCCTGCCCGACAGCCCGCTGCCCGCCCGCGTGATGCAGCGCCTGACCATCGAGATGCGGCAGTTCGAGAGCATTTTTTTGACGCCCGACGGCCCCGGCGCCCGTTTTGAGGCGCGCATCTTCACGATGGAAGAAGAGCTCGACTTCGCCGGCCACCCGCTGCTGGGCGCGGCGGGCCTGCTGCATCACCTGCAGGCACCGCAGCAAACCGATGCCGAATGGACGCTGATGCTGGGCACGCGCGCCGTCCAGCTCACCACCACGCGGCATGAAGGCAAACCCGGCACCTACGAGGCCAGCATGAACCAGGGCGTGGCCAGCTTCCAGCCCGCCCTGAGCCGCGCCGACAGCCGGCCGTTTCTGGCTGCGCTCAACCTGGAAGAGTCGCAACTGGATGTGCGTTTTCCGCTGCAGGTGGTGTCGACCGGCCTGCCCTACCTGCTGGTGCCGGCAGCCGGCGGCCTGGAGCACGCCAGGATCGTGCACCCTGATTTCGAGGCGCTGCTGGCCACGGTGGGCGCCAAATTTGCCTACGTGCTGGATGTGGCGGCGCGCGAAGGCCGCACCTGGGACAACGCCGGGCTGGTCGAAGACATCGCCACCGGCAGCGCCGCCGGTCCGGTGGGCGCTTACCTGCGGCAGCACCGCGCGGCGGCCATGGCCGAAACCATCACGCTCAAGCAGGGCCGCTTTGTCGGCCGCCCCAGCAAAATCACGGTCGCGGCCAATGCTGCGGGCGAAATGCGGGTCAGCGGCGGTGTCGTGGTGCTGGCGCGCGGCGAGTTCCTGTAG
- a CDS encoding TspO/MBR family protein yields the protein MDSTSSAAWYAQLAKPFFAPPASVFGPVWTVLYVVIAVSFGYVLLQTLKRRLPFSVLLPFILNLVFNLAYTPIQFGLKNNMLASVDILLVLGTLVWAMAAIWRRVRWVALANIPYLLWVAFATVLQLSITWLNR from the coding sequence ATGGACAGCACCAGCAGCGCCGCGTGGTACGCGCAACTCGCCAAACCGTTCTTTGCACCACCGGCTTCCGTCTTCGGCCCGGTGTGGACGGTGCTCTATGTCGTCATCGCCGTCAGCTTCGGCTATGTGCTGCTGCAAACACTCAAACGCCGTTTGCCTTTCAGCGTGCTGCTGCCCTTCATCCTGAACCTGGTGTTCAACCTGGCCTACACGCCCATCCAGTTCGGCCTGAAGAACAACATGCTGGCCAGCGTGGACATCCTGCTGGTGCTGGGCACGCTGGTGTGGGCCATGGCGGCCATCTGGCGGCGCGTGCGCTGGGTGGCGCTGGCCAACATTCCTTACCTGCTCTGGGTGGCGTTTGCCACCGTGCTGCAGCTCAGCATCACCTGGCTGAACCGTTAA